Below is a window of Pseudodesulfovibrio sp. 5S69 DNA.
TTCCGACATGACAGTGGAAGACCCCTTTTCATATAATTGGAAATTGGACTCGGACGAGAGAACCACCCTGAAGCCGCATGTGGTCAAAAAGGCGCACCAAAAGGGAAAGTTTTCATACATGTTCAGGCAGCGGGGGATACCGTAGGTGAAAATCGGTTCGCCTTCGGGTTCCGTGTTTCGCTCAAACAGGAGCCTTATCTGATCATCAATCAGGTTCCTTCCTTTGCGTTGAGCATCCGGATTGTTGCTGAAGCGCCGCTCGCATCGGTTCCCTGTATAAAAATGGTTTCCGTTGCTGAAAGTCAGCTTCAAAACCCTGCACTGGTTTTCACATCCCCGGCAGCGGATTTCCTTTTTTGAAAAACCACTTCCCATCACCAATTTCTCAAAAACCAGGTCGTCGGTCTCCCGTCCCGGCCGATCCGGACCTTTCAGCGCTTCTTGCTGCGGAGCAACGGCCGCCACAACATGCGCACGATGATTGGCAAGGGCTGTCAGGGCCGCACCGTAGGCTCCCATCAGCTCGGAAATATCCGGTCTCATAACCTCCTTGTTCAGAAGCACCTCCAAGGCGCGTAATACGGCTGGATTTCGAAATGTTCCGCCCTGAACTACGATTTTGTCCCCCAGGACATCGACGTCCTTCAGCTTCAGCACTTTGTACAGAGCATTTTTGATAACCGAATACGCCAAACCTGCCGAAATGTCGCCGACCGTCGCCCCTTCCCGAAGGGCCTGCTTCACTTTGGAGTTCATGAAGATGGTGCAGCGGGTTCCCAGATCAAAAGGTGATTTGCTATCGCATGCAATCTCTGCGAATTCCTGGACACTATACCCTAGCGAACGGGCAAACGTCTCAATAAAGGAACCACATCCCGATGAGCAGGCCTCATTGATCTGAATTTCAGCCACGGCGTTGTCATGAATATAGATCGCCTTCATGTCCTGCCCGCCGATATCCAGAATAAAGGATACATCCGGCTCAAAGCGCCGCGCCGCCCGGTAATGCGCCATGGTCTCAACCAGGCCGTCGTCCAACCCGAAGGCGGTTCTTATGAGACTTTCACCATAGCCGGTGGCCGCCGTTCTGGTGATCCGCGGGGCAAAGCCGGCAGAAACAAACTTTTTTCTGAATTCAGCCAGTCCCTTTTTTACCGCCTGGATGGGATCGCCGTTGTTGGGGCCGTAATAGCTCAGAACCAGTTTGCCTTTCTCATCGACAAGGACGATCTTGGTGGTGGTTGACCCCGAATCCACACCTAAAAAAAGATCTTTTCCTTTTGCCTCAGGCAGGTCAATCCTGGGAACCAAATTTCGCTCATGCCTTTTTTGCCATATTTCAAATTCGTAATTGCTTGCAAACAGGGGGGGCAGCCTTTTGGTGCCGCTGTTGGTTGCACGGCTGACACCTCTCTCGGACATGGATAAAAAATTGCTGATCCGGCCCCGACATGGTTTGCCATTGCGCACCATGGCCGCTCCCATGGCGGGAAGCAGTTCCGGATGATCCGGAAGTACCAGGTCATCCGGATGCTCAATGCCGAGCAGATTTGCAAAGGCTTTCCGCAGGATTGGATAAAATGTCAGCGGCCCGCCTCCGATCAGTATTTTTCTTTCCATCTCCCGTCCACGGGACAAGGCGGTTATCACCTGAAGGGCGACCGAATGAAATATGGAAGCCGCCACATCTTCCCTGGATACATGGCGGCTCAGCAGGGCCTGGATGTCGGTTTTGGCGAAAACGCCGCACCGCGACGCAATCGGATAAATATTCGTGGCTTTTCCGGCCAGAACGTTCAGTTCCGCTACATCAACACCCAGGAGAACCGCCATTTGATCGATAAAAGCACCGGTCCCGCCGGCGCAACTTCCGTTCATCCGGATATCGGGGCGGCCACTGCCGTCAAAGAATATTATTTTGGAGTCTTCTCCGCCGATTTCGATAAATGTCCTGGCTTCGGGGAAAAACTTTTCGATGACGTGCGCGGAGGCCACCACTTCCTGCACGAACGGCAGGCCGAAGAATTCGGCCGCACCCATCCCCGCCGATCCGGTAACCGCCAAATCAAGCTCCACGTCGCCAAGTTTCTCAAGGGCGTCATTGAAAATACGCCGTGTTGTTTCCACTGTTTTGCCCTGATGACGACAGTAGCGGAAAAATACCATGCCACCCTCTTTATCCAGGATAACCGCCTTGGCTGTAGTTGAACCGATATCGATCCCGGCAAAATAGAGACTTTCTGCATGGTTCTTCATCTTTTTTCATCTCCCGGTTCCGGATGAACGCAACGGGAGGCCGCCTCTGTGGGTTTGTCTTGTTTCTTCATGCTCAGATAGTCCCTTGCAGAGCAAAAGGTATCCACCAGAGAAACCACCAGCGATTCCATATGGCGCGGCGGTATAACAGTAAGCGGCCACATGTGTTTTTTAATAATATCCGCTTCTTTTTCGGTAAGACCGGTGATGCTGCGGGCGTTCTCAAGAGCGATAGTATGGTGCCGGAAACCGTGCAGCCTGGGTCCGTCATGCAGCCAGTCATAGTAGAAAAGATCGTGCAGCAACGCACCCCGGATAATCGCCCGGGTGTCAAGGGAAAGTCTTTTTCCCCAGCGAAAGCTCAGGCAGGCCACCTCCTCCACATGATCCAATCGGGTTTTCCCCCTGTGATGGTTATACTGCGCCAGTTTTGCAACCTCCGGCAGATCGAGAAGCGGCCTTGCCGTGTTGACGAATTCCGCCTCCATCAGAGTTTTCTCTTCCGGCGTCAGGCGGAGGAAACGCCCGGCTGCAACCGCCAGGAAATCCATCGACATGATTGAGATCGTTGCTCCGGCCACTATCCACTTGAAGACCGGTGAAAGCAGGACGAGCATGCTTTGATAGGGGGGCAAAACGGCATATTCAAAAGCGAAGGCCAGCAGTATCCAGTACAGGGAGAATTTTAGACAGATGTGCCCCCTGTAATTAAATCTTTGGTCCGAATAGTCCCACAGACGGATCTGGAAAAAGTATTGAGCAACCAATCCGGAGCCGAATTCGAGTCCGGTTGTGATTATGAAATAAGCGAAGGCCTTGGTTCCCCAATTGGATTCCTGCAGCAATGAAACCGCTGCCATAAGCATCACTGCGCCGGCACCGTAAAGGATGAGATACGGCCCCTTCAGGAGGCCGGGATTGACGAACCGCTTGTCACGCACGGAACGATAGGAGACCTCCAGCATCCATCCAAGAATGGAAAAAAAGGAGAAAGAAAAGAAGAAGTTTACAACATCGGCCGTCATTTTGCTTTACCCCGGTGAACCAGCGAATACATTAGCGGCACCAGAATCAATGTCACAAGGCCGCTGACCGACAGTCCCCCAATGACCGTGATGCCCAGTGCATTCCATATTTCAGAGCCTTCCCCTCTGGAAAGGGCTAATGGGACCATGCCGAATATGGTGGTCAAACTCGTCATGAGCACCGGCCTCAGGCGTGTTTTTCCGCCCGTGACCACCGCTTCGTTTAGCGTCATCCCACCTGCTCTCAGTTGCTTGGTATAATCCACGAGCACAATGGCGTTCTTTACAACAATGCCCATGAGCATGATTACCCCGATGAAGCTCATCAGGTTGAGCGGAGTGGCCGTGGCAACGAAGGCCCATATCACTCCGGCGAAGGCGAAAGGAACCGAAAACATGATGATGAATGGATCAACGAAATCCTCGAACTCCCCTGCCATGACCATGTAGACAAGGACTATTCCCAGAATCAAAAGGAGGGTCAGGTCGCGGAACGCTTTTCGCTGTTCCTCCACCTCCCCGCCCCATTCGATGGAAACGCCGGGAGGCAGGTCAAGAGAGGCCATCTTTTCTCGAACATCCCGTACCACATCCCCCAGAACCCTGCCCTGGACGCCCGCCTGAACCTTTGTGACGCGGGTCCTGTTTTTCCGGTCGATCTCCACGGGCCCAAAGGTTTCCCGAACAGACGCGACGTTCCGGAGCTTAATGGTCTGACCGGTCAGGGTGGTGATGGGGGTTTCCCCGATTTCACGAATCGTTTCCCGCTGGTCTTTTTTCAGTCGCAACTCGATGTCGAAGTCGTCACCCGCCTCCCGGAACTTCGTATCATCGAATCCATAGTAGTTGGTCCTCAATGCGTCGGCGACAAGCGCCACATTCAATCCCAGGGATGCCGCCTTATCCCGGTCAAGACAAATCCGCACTTCCGGCCGTGGTCTCTTTCTGCTGACAGAGACATCCACTGCGCCGGGTGTGGTTTCCACGATGCGCTGGATCTTTGCGGCGGCTTTGTCGGTCGTCTCGATATCATGGCCCAGAATATCGATGCTGATAGGCCGGCCGCCTCCCAGGAACGCCTTTTGGATGACGCTTACGGCGCTGGCGGAAAAATTCTCAACGCCCGGCAGTTTTATGACCTGCTCACGAAGCTCCGAAGCGACCTCCTTGGCATGGCGACTCCGTTCTTTTTTATCAATGAGACGCCCTCCGATGCGACCGATGCCGGTTCCCTCTTCAAAACCGAGGGCTGTTAAAAATCCTTTCTTGGTCTGACCTGCCAGGGCATAGGAGGCTTCCATTTCCGGAATGGCGTTCACCGCGTTGAGCATTTCTTCCGTGGTTCCGGCCGTGACCTCCACTCGGGTGCCCTGCGCCATCTCCAGGACCACCTCCACTTCCCCCGAATCCACTTCGGGGAAAAATTCCGTACCGACCAAAGGAATCAGTGCCAGACTGCCGATAAATACAATAACTATAAGTGAAAGCAAAATGTTACGGTGCCTTAGTCCCCATCCCAGGACGTGAGAATAACCGGCTTCGATTCCATTCAGCAAACGCTCGCTCCATACAAATACCGGATTGAGCTTTCTTTGATCCCGTGAACGGAGCAAACGGGAAGCAGCCATGGGGGTCAACGTCAATGAAATGAAAAGCGAGGCCAGAATCGTAATCAAGATCATGAACGCCAACTGACCAAAGATGATGCCGGCGATCCCTTTCACTAAGAGAAGAGGGGCGAAGACAGCTACAATGGTCAATGTTGACGCGGCTACCGCCATACCCACTTCGGATGTTCCCTCCACGGCGGCCAACTGCGGAGGCTTGCCATCGTCCACATGCCGCACGATGTTTTCAAGTACGACGATGGCATCGTCCACCACCATTCCCACAGCAATGGCAAGACTCATCATGGAAATGACGTTGATGGTATAATCCATGACGAAGAGGCCGATAAAGGCGACGATAATCGAAAAAGGAATTGCCATTGAGACGACCAGGCTGGTGCGAAACCGCCGGAGAAACAGGAAACAGACGACAATGACCAAAAGGCCTCCGACGACGGCGGCTTCGGTCAAACTATTGATCATCGCATAAATGTGATCTGAGTTATCCAGAATCCCGTGGATTTCGATATCCGCCGGCACTTCGGTCTTCAGTGTCTTGAGGCGATCTTTTATGGCTTCGATCACGTTGACGGTGTTGGTCCCGGACTGCTTCTGAATAATCAAGGCAATCGCAGGAAGCTTGCCGGAACGCGCCCACTCCTGCGGCTCCTCAAAGGCATCGGTGACCGTGGCCACGTCTCTGAGCCGCACAAGCGCGTCGCCGTTGCTTCCGATCACCGTATTTGCGATTTCCGCTGCATCCCGATAGCGCCCCGCCACTCTGATCTGGAGTTCATTCCTCCCGATCTTGACGGTGCCCACCGGAAGGTTCAGGTTTTCAGCGGCGAGAACATTTCTGATCTGCTGGACGGAAATGTGATAAGCATCTATTGCTTCGCGGTCGAAATGCACATTGATCTGTCTTTCCTGACCGCCGATATAGACGACAGCGCCCACGCCGGGCACACGCTTCAACGGATCGGCGATCTGCTTGTCCACAATTCTGTAAAGATCGGGACTGCTTTCTTCCGCCGTCACCGTCATGATGAGCACCGGCACCATGGAACTGCTGAACTTGAAGATAAAGGGGTCTTCCGCTCCATCGGCAAGGTCCGGCTTGGCAAGATCGATCTTCTCCCGGATATCGTTGACCGCAACATCCAGGTCGGTGCCCCAGTTGAATATGCAATTGACGATGGCGATGTTGTCTTTGGACTTTGACTCCAGCCGGTCGAGATTCGGTGTGGTGGAAAGCTGGTCTTCCAGGTACTTGGTCACCTCCGACTCAACATCCGTGGCGGAAGCCCCCGGATAGGGTGTGATGACACTCACGGCCGGAGGTTCAATATCCGGCAACAAGTCGAGGTTGAGCCTGAAAAAAGCCACGCAACCCAGCAATGTAATGGCAGCGAAAACCATAACGGTCGTGACCGGCCTGCGGACGGATATCTCCGGTAATTTCATTTCTGTTCCCCTTGCTTGTCGTCACCGTCAGCTTCAAAAAAGTC
It encodes the following:
- a CDS encoding efflux RND transporter permease subunit encodes the protein MKLPEISVRRPVTTVMVFAAITLLGCVAFFRLNLDLLPDIEPPAVSVITPYPGASATDVESEVTKYLEDQLSTTPNLDRLESKSKDNIAIVNCIFNWGTDLDVAVNDIREKIDLAKPDLADGAEDPFIFKFSSSMVPVLIMTVTAEESSPDLYRIVDKQIADPLKRVPGVGAVVYIGGQERQINVHFDREAIDAYHISVQQIRNVLAAENLNLPVGTVKIGRNELQIRVAGRYRDAAEIANTVIGSNGDALVRLRDVATVTDAFEEPQEWARSGKLPAIALIIQKQSGTNTVNVIEAIKDRLKTLKTEVPADIEIHGILDNSDHIYAMINSLTEAAVVGGLLVIVVCFLFLRRFRTSLVVSMAIPFSIIVAFIGLFVMDYTINVISMMSLAIAVGMVVDDAIVVLENIVRHVDDGKPPQLAAVEGTSEVGMAVAASTLTIVAVFAPLLLVKGIAGIIFGQLAFMILITILASLFISLTLTPMAASRLLRSRDQRKLNPVFVWSERLLNGIEAGYSHVLGWGLRHRNILLSLIVIVFIGSLALIPLVGTEFFPEVDSGEVEVVLEMAQGTRVEVTAGTTEEMLNAVNAIPEMEASYALAGQTKKGFLTALGFEEGTGIGRIGGRLIDKKERSRHAKEVASELREQVIKLPGVENFSASAVSVIQKAFLGGGRPISIDILGHDIETTDKAAAKIQRIVETTPGAVDVSVSRKRPRPEVRICLDRDKAASLGLNVALVADALRTNYYGFDDTKFREAGDDFDIELRLKKDQRETIREIGETPITTLTGQTIKLRNVASVRETFGPVEIDRKNRTRVTKVQAGVQGRVLGDVVRDVREKMASLDLPPGVSIEWGGEVEEQRKAFRDLTLLLILGIVLVYMVMAGEFEDFVDPFIIMFSVPFAFAGVIWAFVATATPLNLMSFIGVIMLMGIVVKNAIVLVDYTKQLRAGGMTLNEAVVTGGKTRLRPVLMTSLTTIFGMVPLALSRGEGSEIWNALGITVIGGLSVSGLVTLILVPLMYSLVHRGKAK
- a CDS encoding putative ABC transporter permease, encoding MTADVVNFFFSFSFFSILGWMLEVSYRSVRDKRFVNPGLLKGPYLILYGAGAVMLMAAVSLLQESNWGTKAFAYFIITTGLEFGSGLVAQYFFQIRLWDYSDQRFNYRGHICLKFSLYWILLAFAFEYAVLPPYQSMLVLLSPVFKWIVAGATISIMSMDFLAVAAGRFLRLTPEEKTLMEAEFVNTARPLLDLPEVAKLAQYNHHRGKTRLDHVEEVACLSFRWGKRLSLDTRAIIRGALLHDLFYYDWLHDGPRLHGFRHHTIALENARSITGLTEKEADIIKKHMWPLTVIPPRHMESLVVSLVDTFCSARDYLSMKKQDKPTEAASRCVHPEPGDEKR
- a CDS encoding acyl-CoA dehydratase activase, giving the protein MKNHAESLYFAGIDIGSTTAKAVILDKEGGMVFFRYCRHQGKTVETTRRIFNDALEKLGDVELDLAVTGSAGMGAAEFFGLPFVQEVVASAHVIEKFFPEARTFIEIGGEDSKIIFFDGSGRPDIRMNGSCAGGTGAFIDQMAVLLGVDVAELNVLAGKATNIYPIASRCGVFAKTDIQALLSRHVSREDVAASIFHSVALQVITALSRGREMERKILIGGGPLTFYPILRKAFANLLGIEHPDDLVLPDHPELLPAMGAAMVRNGKPCRGRISNFLSMSERGVSRATNSGTKRLPPLFASNYEFEIWQKRHERNLVPRIDLPEAKGKDLFLGVDSGSTTTKIVLVDEKGKLVLSYYGPNNGDPIQAVKKGLAEFRKKFVSAGFAPRITRTAATGYGESLIRTAFGLDDGLVETMAHYRAARRFEPDVSFILDIGGQDMKAIYIHDNAVAEIQINEACSSGCGSFIETFARSLGYSVQEFAEIACDSKSPFDLGTRCTIFMNSKVKQALREGATVGDISAGLAYSVIKNALYKVLKLKDVDVLGDKIVVQGGTFRNPAVLRALEVLLNKEVMRPDISELMGAYGAALTALANHRAHVVAAVAPQQEALKGPDRPGRETDDLVFEKLVMGSGFSKKEIRCRGCENQCRVLKLTFSNGNHFYTGNRCERRFSNNPDAQRKGRNLIDDQIRLLFERNTEPEGEPIFTYGIPRCLNMYENFPFWCAFLTTCGFRVVLSSESNFQLYEKGSSTVMSENICFPAKLAHGHIFDLAGKDIDRLFYPTVVYEEEEYADALNSYNCPVVTGYPDLLKSAVNPEKKFKIPLDNPSVSFKDFGLLKDQLYLFFRRFGINYRTISEGVEKGVKAQSNYKTELRSMAKTLLVRSEAERRTTVVLCGRPYHADPLVNHGVPDVLTELGVDVVSETALPLNADTVALEDVNVLTQWSYANRLYAAARWVTNTANAQMVQLTSFGCGPDAISADEVKEILRHGGKIHTLIKMDEIVNVGAVRIRLRSMLEAVKEKNGKTRAVGGGTMQTGRAVVGKSGKRTLIAPYFSPFYSPLVPSAFRPFGHRVEVLPPQDRESVEWGLKTINNDMCYPSVLVAGDIIKAFQSGRYDPEKTAVVMTQTGGQCRASSYVSLIKKALAAAGLDEVPIIAISNEEINAQPWFKIDKMGLIKRMGLGIIFADPLARMYLSTMVREKVPGTSKNLHEKYLFEMETGIENADYYYLLNLLKRAVADFNRVEINDKTVPRVGIVGEIFVKYNFFSNGNIIDWLSGQGVEVVLPPIQNFFAQRFINETYDQKAFFKRSLADRIKYRLLEIYSNYHVGQIERIMQGFRFYRKAHDLRKLAAITGEVVSLANQFGEGWLLTAEMIAMLNEGIDNIVCLQPFGCIANHITGRGMENKLREMFPHLNLLSLDMDAGASEVNMMNRLHFMVTAAREEVDREVGTQPAQKTARRFAIPDAWPRELDSFNAYTSLEVEKWRAWASNLGLWEKTRQMKRWVGM